The following is a genomic window from Micropterus dolomieu isolate WLL.071019.BEF.003 ecotype Adirondacks linkage group LG12, ASM2129224v1, whole genome shotgun sequence.
CGGTAGGTAATAACACATCCATAAACACTGATAAAATTTGtcattaatttaatgttaaaaaaacaaagaaacacatgcTGAATTTATATTGTTTCAGTGGCAGTGGTTCGTCCTTCCTGGAGATTCTGTTCGGGCACTGGGTGCAGAAGGGCACTGTGGTCAGACTGGACATCCGACACTGGCTGCAACGCTGGGATGCTGTTGTCATCAAACAGAGCCATGCCAAGTATGGGGTGTTCATGAGTGCCCTGGCAGGTACAGTGCTGGCCTACAACAAGGACGATATGATGCTCCTAATCCAAGCAGTCAGGAAGGGCAACCAGGAGTTGTACGCCAGTCTTTCAGACGAGGACATGATAGCCTTCCTCAAACCTCACCAGATCAGGTCCTATGTCAGACGGATCACCCGTGGGATTGAAGTAAGTGTAATATTAATCCATGTATAATCTTTGTGTataagaaaattaaaacatacTTCACTAAAATTAACTAAGTTGTCACATTTctatatttaattttgaaaatacTTCCAATTTTTGAAATAATTTCACAGCCAACTGTATAAAATGAATGTGAATGATTGTTACAGGAGACAGCTTCAGCAATTGAGTCCATCATTATGGAGTTCAAGGGACCTGCAGGCCTTGACATTGATGGAATCCACCTGTTCAAATCAGCACAGGCAGTGGATTCTCACTGGGCAACTGCAAGCAACCATCTTAGTTGTATGCAGGTGGGTAAACATTTTTGAACTAATCATtgtaaaatcaaacaaactCAAACTCACAGACACCATAATAAATAAGCAACTTATGTTTTATAGGACCCCCCTGGCATACAGCTGTATGTGTCAGTGAAGGTGGTGTTGCTGAATGGTGTCTGCGAGGCAGTAACTCCTTGGAGGGCTTGCACTCACACATGTACAATGCCATTCCCTCACAGAGATGTGGAGTTATGCCATTCCAAGT
Proteins encoded in this region:
- the LOC123980562 gene encoding uncharacterized protein LOC123980562; amino-acid sequence: MQYITSVLNEWGQFLTTVVVAAESEGCYRCMAKGLMVRFERARAPAPTVIYADNNCCRGSGSSFLEILFGHWVQKGTVVRLDIRHWLQRWDAVVIKQSHAKYGVFMSALAGTVLAYNKDDMMLLIQAVRKGNQELYASLSDEDMIAFLKPHQIRSYVRRITRGIEETASAIESIIMEFKGPAGLDIDGIHLFKSAQAVDSHWATASNHLSCMQDPPGIQLYVSVKVVLLNGVCEAVTPWRACTHTCTMPFPHRDVELCHSKCI